In Camelus dromedarius isolate mCamDro1 chromosome 4, mCamDro1.pat, whole genome shotgun sequence, the following are encoded in one genomic region:
- the TRAK2 gene encoding trafficking kinesin-binding protein 2 isoform X2: MCSELCMQEELEVCRCESSNVKDVCSNEDLPEVELVSLLEEQLPQYKLRVDSLFLYENQDWTQSPQQQQHASDDLSPVLAEETFRYMILGTDRVEQMTKTYNDIDMVTHLLAERDRDLELAARIGQALLKRNHVLSEQNEALEEQLGQAFDQVNQLQHELSKKDELLRIVSIASEESETDSSCSTPLRFNESFNLSQGLLQLDMLQEKLKELEEENMVLRSKACHIKTETITYEEKEQQLVSDCVKELRETNAQMSRMTEELSGKSDELIRYQEEISSLLSQIVDLQHKVKEHVIEKEELRLHLQASKDAQRQLTMELHELQDRNMECLGMLHESQEEIKELRSRSGPAAHLYFSPSYGVFPGESLAAEIEGTMRKKLSLDEESSLFKQKAQQKRVFDTVKVANDTRGRSISFPALLPIPGSNRSSVIMTAKPFESGLQQTEDKTILSQGNNSEEVPGNIRKVDQPGPSAESDVAAALHRLSLRRQNYLSEKQFFAEEWERKIQVLADQKEGVSGCETPTESLASLYTDQSEITDLSSASCLRGFMPEKLQIVKPLEGSQTLHQWQQLAQPNLGTILDPRPGVITKGFTQLPQDAIYHLSDLEEDEEEGITFQVKKPSEVEQKPPISKPVTGIFLPPMTSAGGPVSAATSHPGKCLSCTNSTFTFTTCRILHPSDITQVTPSTGFPSLSCGSSGSSSSNTAVNSPALSYRLSIGESITNRRDSTITFSSTMSLAKLLQERGISAKVYHSPVSEIPLLQPLPRGLAIPSTPPNSPSHSPCPSPLPDEPRVHLSENFLASRPAETFLQEMYGLRPSRNPPDVGQLKMNLVDRLKRLGIARVIKTPEAQKNGRSQEAENSLQRPNSAVYLSSGSNLLSGLRRNQSLPVMMGSFGTPVCTSSPKMDILKEN; this comes from the exons ATGTGTTCAGAGTTGTGTATGCAGGAGGAGTTAGAGGTGTGCAGATGCGAGAGTAGTAATGTGAAAG ATGTCTGCTCCAATGAAGATCTCCCTGAAGTTGAGCTGGTAAGCCTGCTGGAAGAACAGCTACCCCAATATAAGCTGAGAGTGGACTCTCTCTTTCTATATGAAAATCAAGACTGGACTCAGTCCCCACAACAGCAGCAGCATGCATCTGATGACCTCTCTCCAGtccttgctgaagagactttccGTTATATGA TTCTAGGTACAGACAGGGTGGAGCAGATGACCAAAACTTACAATGACATTGACATGGTTACACACCTCCTGGCTGAG AGAGATCGTGATCTGGAGCTAGCTGCTCGAATTGGACAAGCTCTCTTAAAGCGGAACCATGTCTTGTCTGAGCAGAATGAAGCCCTGGAGGAGCAACTGGGACAAGCCTTTGATCAA gtTAATCAGCTGCAGCATGAGCTCTCCAAGAAAGATGAGTTACTTCGAATTGTCTCCATTGCTTCTGAAGAGAGTGAGACTGATTCCAGCTGTTCTACACCTCTTCGGTTCAATGAGTCCTTTAACTTATCTCAAGGTTTGCTGCAGTTGGACATGCTGCAGGAAAAGCTCAAGGAACTGGAAGAAGAGAACATGGTTCTTCGATCGAAG gCTTGTCACATAAAGACAGAAACTATTACCTATGAAGAGAAGGAACAGCAGCTTGTCAGTGACTGTGTTAAAGAACTTC gtGAAACAAATGCTCAGATGTCCagaatgactgaagaattgtcTGGGAAAAGTGATGAACTGATTCGATACCAAGAAGAGATCTCCTCTCTCTTGTCTCAGATTGTAGATCTTCAGCACAAAGTTAAAGAA CATgtgattgaaaaggaagaactgaGACTTCACCTCCAAGCTTCCAAAGATGCCCAAAGACAACTGACGATGGAG CTGCATGAGTTACAAGACAGGAACATGGAGTGTCTGGGAATGTTACATGAATcccaagaagaaataaaggaactTCGGAGTAGATCTGGCCCTGCTGCTCATCTCTACTTTTCCCCGTCCTATGGAGTTTTTCCTGGG GAATCTCTGGCAGCTGAGATTGAGGGGACCATGCGTAAGAAGCTGAGTTTGGATGAGGAATCTTCTCTCTTTAAACAAAA AGCCCAACAGAAACGGGTATTTGATACTGTCAAGGTTGCCAATGACACACGGGGCCGCTCTATCTCATTCCCAGCTCTGCTACCCATTCCAGGCTCCAACCGTTCAAGTGTCATCATGACAGCAAAACCTTTTGAGTCTGGTTTACAACAAACAGAGGACAAAACAATCCTAAGCCAGGGGAACAACTCGGAGGAGGTTCCAGG GAACATTCGGAAGGTGGATCAACCAGGACCCTCTGCGGAGAGTGATGTGGCTGCAGCCCTGCATCGCCTGAGTCTGCGGCGACAGAACTACTTAAGTGAGAAGCAGTTCTTCGCTGAAGAATGGGAGCGGAAGATCCAGGTTCTGGCTGACCAGAAAGAAGGGGTTAGTGGCTGCGAGACCCCCACCGAGAGCCTTGCCTCTCTCTACACTGACCAGTCAGAGATCACAGACCTCAGCAGTGCCAGTTGCCTTCGAGGTTTTATGCCTGAAAAATTACAAATTGTCAAGCCCCTTGAAg GATCACAGACTCTGCACCAGTGGCAGCAGCTTGCTCAACCAAATTTAGGAACCATTCTTGACCCACGACCAGGTGTCATAACTAAAGGCTTTACCCAGTTGCCCCAGGATGCCATCTATCACCTCTCAGATTTGGAAGAGGATGAAGAGGAAGGTATCACTTTTCAGGTTAAGAAACCTTCAGAAGTTGAACAAAAACCACCAATATCGAAGCCAGTAACAGGAATCTTCCTACCACCCATGACTTCAGCTGGTGGTCCAGTTTCAG CTGCAACCTCACACCCAGGAAAATGTCTGTCATGCACAAACTCGACGTTCACCTTTACCACCTGTAGGATTTTACATCCCTCGGATATCACTCAGGTTACCCCCAG CACTGGCTTCCCCTCCTTATCCTGTGGAAGTAGTGGTAGCAGTTCATCAAACACGGCGGTGAATTCTCCTGCTCTGTCCTATAGACTCAGCATCGGTGAGTCCATCACCAATCGACGAGATTCCACCATAACCTTCAGCAGCACCATGAGCTTGGCCAAACTTCTGCAAGAGCGAGGCATCTCTGCCAAAGTGTACCACAGTCCAGTTTCAGAgatccccctcctccagcctctccccagaGGCCTGGCTATCCCTTCCACACCACCCAATTCACCATCTCACTCACCTTGCCCTTCTCCTTTGCCTGATGAGCCTCGAGTCCACCTCTCTGAAAATTTTCTGGCCTCCCGACCAGCGGAAACATTCCTCCAGGAGATGTATGGCTTGAGACCATCCCGGAACCCTCCTGATGTTGGCCAGTTGAAGATGAACTTAGTGGACAGGCTGAAGAGACTGGGCATAGCCAGAGTGATCAAAACCCCTGAGGcccagaaaaatggaagaagccaAGAGGCAGAAAATAGTCTTCAAAGACCAAACTCTGCTGTTTATTTAAGTTCAGGTAGCAATTTATTGAGTGGACTGAGGAGGAACCAGAGTCTTCCAGTCATGATGGGTAGCTTTGGCACCCCAGTTTGCACATCTTCACCCAAAATGGATATCCTGAAGGAGAACTGA
- the TRAK2 gene encoding trafficking kinesin-binding protein 2 isoform X1: MNQSQNANFTSPTGEENLMNINHRDSESITDVCSNEDLPEVELVSLLEEQLPQYKLRVDSLFLYENQDWTQSPQQQQHASDDLSPVLAEETFRYMILGTDRVEQMTKTYNDIDMVTHLLAERDRDLELAARIGQALLKRNHVLSEQNEALEEQLGQAFDQVNQLQHELSKKDELLRIVSIASEESETDSSCSTPLRFNESFNLSQGLLQLDMLQEKLKELEEENMVLRSKACHIKTETITYEEKEQQLVSDCVKELRETNAQMSRMTEELSGKSDELIRYQEEISSLLSQIVDLQHKVKEHVIEKEELRLHLQASKDAQRQLTMELHELQDRNMECLGMLHESQEEIKELRSRSGPAAHLYFSPSYGVFPGESLAAEIEGTMRKKLSLDEESSLFKQKAQQKRVFDTVKVANDTRGRSISFPALLPIPGSNRSSVIMTAKPFESGLQQTEDKTILSQGNNSEEVPGNIRKVDQPGPSAESDVAAALHRLSLRRQNYLSEKQFFAEEWERKIQVLADQKEGVSGCETPTESLASLYTDQSEITDLSSASCLRGFMPEKLQIVKPLEGSQTLHQWQQLAQPNLGTILDPRPGVITKGFTQLPQDAIYHLSDLEEDEEEGITFQVKKPSEVEQKPPISKPVTGIFLPPMTSAGGPVSAATSHPGKCLSCTNSTFTFTTCRILHPSDITQVTPSTGFPSLSCGSSGSSSSNTAVNSPALSYRLSIGESITNRRDSTITFSSTMSLAKLLQERGISAKVYHSPVSEIPLLQPLPRGLAIPSTPPNSPSHSPCPSPLPDEPRVHLSENFLASRPAETFLQEMYGLRPSRNPPDVGQLKMNLVDRLKRLGIARVIKTPEAQKNGRSQEAENSLQRPNSAVYLSSGSNLLSGLRRNQSLPVMMGSFGTPVCTSSPKMDILKEN, translated from the exons ATGAATCAATCCCAGAATGCCAATTTTACATCACCGACAGGTGAAGAAAACCTCATGAATATCAATCACAGAGACTCAGAGAGCATCACTG ATGTCTGCTCCAATGAAGATCTCCCTGAAGTTGAGCTGGTAAGCCTGCTGGAAGAACAGCTACCCCAATATAAGCTGAGAGTGGACTCTCTCTTTCTATATGAAAATCAAGACTGGACTCAGTCCCCACAACAGCAGCAGCATGCATCTGATGACCTCTCTCCAGtccttgctgaagagactttccGTTATATGA TTCTAGGTACAGACAGGGTGGAGCAGATGACCAAAACTTACAATGACATTGACATGGTTACACACCTCCTGGCTGAG AGAGATCGTGATCTGGAGCTAGCTGCTCGAATTGGACAAGCTCTCTTAAAGCGGAACCATGTCTTGTCTGAGCAGAATGAAGCCCTGGAGGAGCAACTGGGACAAGCCTTTGATCAA gtTAATCAGCTGCAGCATGAGCTCTCCAAGAAAGATGAGTTACTTCGAATTGTCTCCATTGCTTCTGAAGAGAGTGAGACTGATTCCAGCTGTTCTACACCTCTTCGGTTCAATGAGTCCTTTAACTTATCTCAAGGTTTGCTGCAGTTGGACATGCTGCAGGAAAAGCTCAAGGAACTGGAAGAAGAGAACATGGTTCTTCGATCGAAG gCTTGTCACATAAAGACAGAAACTATTACCTATGAAGAGAAGGAACAGCAGCTTGTCAGTGACTGTGTTAAAGAACTTC gtGAAACAAATGCTCAGATGTCCagaatgactgaagaattgtcTGGGAAAAGTGATGAACTGATTCGATACCAAGAAGAGATCTCCTCTCTCTTGTCTCAGATTGTAGATCTTCAGCACAAAGTTAAAGAA CATgtgattgaaaaggaagaactgaGACTTCACCTCCAAGCTTCCAAAGATGCCCAAAGACAACTGACGATGGAG CTGCATGAGTTACAAGACAGGAACATGGAGTGTCTGGGAATGTTACATGAATcccaagaagaaataaaggaactTCGGAGTAGATCTGGCCCTGCTGCTCATCTCTACTTTTCCCCGTCCTATGGAGTTTTTCCTGGG GAATCTCTGGCAGCTGAGATTGAGGGGACCATGCGTAAGAAGCTGAGTTTGGATGAGGAATCTTCTCTCTTTAAACAAAA AGCCCAACAGAAACGGGTATTTGATACTGTCAAGGTTGCCAATGACACACGGGGCCGCTCTATCTCATTCCCAGCTCTGCTACCCATTCCAGGCTCCAACCGTTCAAGTGTCATCATGACAGCAAAACCTTTTGAGTCTGGTTTACAACAAACAGAGGACAAAACAATCCTAAGCCAGGGGAACAACTCGGAGGAGGTTCCAGG GAACATTCGGAAGGTGGATCAACCAGGACCCTCTGCGGAGAGTGATGTGGCTGCAGCCCTGCATCGCCTGAGTCTGCGGCGACAGAACTACTTAAGTGAGAAGCAGTTCTTCGCTGAAGAATGGGAGCGGAAGATCCAGGTTCTGGCTGACCAGAAAGAAGGGGTTAGTGGCTGCGAGACCCCCACCGAGAGCCTTGCCTCTCTCTACACTGACCAGTCAGAGATCACAGACCTCAGCAGTGCCAGTTGCCTTCGAGGTTTTATGCCTGAAAAATTACAAATTGTCAAGCCCCTTGAAg GATCACAGACTCTGCACCAGTGGCAGCAGCTTGCTCAACCAAATTTAGGAACCATTCTTGACCCACGACCAGGTGTCATAACTAAAGGCTTTACCCAGTTGCCCCAGGATGCCATCTATCACCTCTCAGATTTGGAAGAGGATGAAGAGGAAGGTATCACTTTTCAGGTTAAGAAACCTTCAGAAGTTGAACAAAAACCACCAATATCGAAGCCAGTAACAGGAATCTTCCTACCACCCATGACTTCAGCTGGTGGTCCAGTTTCAG CTGCAACCTCACACCCAGGAAAATGTCTGTCATGCACAAACTCGACGTTCACCTTTACCACCTGTAGGATTTTACATCCCTCGGATATCACTCAGGTTACCCCCAG CACTGGCTTCCCCTCCTTATCCTGTGGAAGTAGTGGTAGCAGTTCATCAAACACGGCGGTGAATTCTCCTGCTCTGTCCTATAGACTCAGCATCGGTGAGTCCATCACCAATCGACGAGATTCCACCATAACCTTCAGCAGCACCATGAGCTTGGCCAAACTTCTGCAAGAGCGAGGCATCTCTGCCAAAGTGTACCACAGTCCAGTTTCAGAgatccccctcctccagcctctccccagaGGCCTGGCTATCCCTTCCACACCACCCAATTCACCATCTCACTCACCTTGCCCTTCTCCTTTGCCTGATGAGCCTCGAGTCCACCTCTCTGAAAATTTTCTGGCCTCCCGACCAGCGGAAACATTCCTCCAGGAGATGTATGGCTTGAGACCATCCCGGAACCCTCCTGATGTTGGCCAGTTGAAGATGAACTTAGTGGACAGGCTGAAGAGACTGGGCATAGCCAGAGTGATCAAAACCCCTGAGGcccagaaaaatggaagaagccaAGAGGCAGAAAATAGTCTTCAAAGACCAAACTCTGCTGTTTATTTAAGTTCAGGTAGCAATTTATTGAGTGGACTGAGGAGGAACCAGAGTCTTCCAGTCATGATGGGTAGCTTTGGCACCCCAGTTTGCACATCTTCACCCAAAATGGATATCCTGAAGGAGAACTGA